A genome region from Magnolia sinica isolate HGM2019 chromosome 8, MsV1, whole genome shotgun sequence includes the following:
- the LOC131254268 gene encoding NAD-capped RNA hydrolase DXO1-like: protein MAGIHGCSGGEARLATVYRRCRRWCFWGYSFENLATEDSGSTDADGLHHIDANVEYCSVIKTKLGAHRIIMGAEMDCCDSTDDGRRFYVELKTSRELDYHTEERFERERLLKFWIQSFLADVPFIVVGFRDDAGRLVRTERLRTNDITQRVKMKNYWQGGVCLAFADEVLCWLYGTVQENEDYILQFGPPYLRLELLQASSCPDVITSHMELL, encoded by the exons ATGGCCGGGATCCATGGCTGCAGCGGAGGAGAAGCGCGGCTGGCGACTGTCTATAGACGCTGTCGAAGATG GTGCTTTTGGGGATACTCTTTTGAGAATCTTGCCACTGAGGACTCTGGGAGCACTGATGCAGACGGGCTACATCATATTGATGCAAATGTTGAATACTGTTCCGTGATTAAAACCAAATTAGGTGCTCATCGTATTATTATGGGCGCTGAGATGGACTGCTGTGATTCGACTGATGATGGGAGGAGGTTCTATGTGGAGTTGAAAACAAGTCGTGAG TTGGATTATCATACGGAGgaaagatttgagagagagagactgctgAAATTCTGG ATACAGTCATTTCTAGCCGATGTCCCATTCATTGTTGTTGGATTCAG GGATGATGCAGGTCGATTAGTCCGTACAGAGAGGCTAAGAACCAACGACATAACTCAGAGGGTAAAGATGAAGAACTATTGGCAG GGAGGAGTATGCCTGGCATTTGCGGATGAGGTCTTGTGCTGGCTGTACGGAACAGTCCAAGAGA ATGAAGACTACATCCTGCAGTTTGGCCCGCCTTACCTTCGATTGGAGCTACTGCAAGCCTCATCATGCCCAGAtgttatcaccagtcatatggaGCTACTGTAA